A window of the Apostichopus japonicus isolate 1M-3 chromosome 8, ASM3797524v1, whole genome shotgun sequence genome harbors these coding sequences:
- the LOC139971415 gene encoding uncharacterized protein isoform X3, with protein MGRKNNRKRQTYSCPSNTTGEDRRLSRDSYSTGLYRTTTTEDHLSSHSSSQRPAYDGISAGSRTNGTSNHRTTCTSYTSTTFNTSARPTGSHSSRPTGTRSTRTTVIPFTRPTVYPPTRHFVIPSTRPTGTHSTKPTGTPSTRTTVIHSGRPIGTHSTTPTCTPSTRTAASSAYTKVADSSSSLYTGDTSYDLFSNEYKPTQSARSAGTAGGRCGYNSSGSVTSSDSQHNVMRQLNAPMGNQDNGGARPKQYKATNQAKTKPVVDVVVKPKKSTASNTSNDTISALPGSKPSETSTKQSSKKDSQRVLVNTMRDNLLCPICLDLLENAKTLPCQHVVCKTCLEQWVTMKGELRCPTCNTRQEEPVGGVNGLPSNFMLNNLAAEIRKLDTQDETETGIFEEEEEEEEEEEEEEEEDKEDEKESGSGTPLAAALSPTNSCVDLTSGNTDWQSIPVAESSYLEILGEQFKLKGSSVKVKLQFCEVEGQPIRGKSRDGITAVVVHPDKERFTILDVVFRKRSGDFSISFAAEHIGIHLIVVTLNGESVVGSPAKIVVRPNGIMVRTLSLSLYEPKGISATHDEIYVTDQSDKVYVQTDWHGRWDRFGIGKPYHKEGTYIAPFGIAKYNDKLFITDSFNSCIYVYIHMACTNNFGKRVLERPTGIAVSKDGIIYVADCASNTIEVFWHNYSHMHSIEVKGKGILTHLALNQSEDRIIVADEKTSVIKIIDLNRGKIVNFIDTRISQAPATPFGVALDDEDNIYVSVTFDPSKLTKRNETARNVRRKGAVVTYNSDGYFLGTIGEKELINPSGICYINDDYDSPQLLVVEGGDYESQFSCVKVFRL; from the exons ATGGGGAGAAAAAATAACCGTAAAAGACAAACTTATTCTTGTCCTAGTAACACCACTGGAG AGGACCGGAGACTCAGCAGAGACTCATACAGCACTGGCCTGTACAGGACTACAACAACTGAAGATCATCTCAGCTCACACAGCAGCTCACAAAGGCCTGCATATGACGGCATCAGTGCTGGATCAAGAACCAATGGTACTTCTAACCACAGAACCACTTGTACCTCTTACACCAGCACCACCTTTAACACTTCTGCTCGACCCACTGGTAGCCATTCGTCTAGACCCACTGGTACCCGTTCTACCAGGACCACTGTTATCCCTTTCACTAGACCCACTGTTTACCCTCCCACTAGACACTTTGTTATCCCTTCTACTAGACCCACTGGTACCCATTCGACTAAACCCACTGGTACTCCTTCTACCAGAACCACTGTTATCCATTCTGGTAGACCCATTGGTACTCATTCGACTACACCCACTTGTACACCTTCTACCAGAACCGCTGCCAGTTCTGCTTACACCAAAGTTGCTGATTCGTCAAGTTCCTTGTACACCGGCGATACATCGTACGACTTATTCAGTAATGAGTACAAACCAACTCAAAGCGCACGTTCTGCAGGTACTGCAGGTGGTAGATGTGGTTATAACAGCAGTGGGAGTGTTACATCTAGTGACAGCCAACACAATGTAATGCGCCAGCTGAACGCTCCCATGGGCAATCAGGACAATGGAGGTGCACGACCCAAGCAGTACAAAG CAACCAACCAAGCCAAGACAAAGCCCGTCGTGGATGTTGTAGTAAAACCAAAGAAGTCCACTGCCAGTAACACATCTAATGACACTATTTCAGCTTTACCAGGTAGTAAACCAAGTGAAACTTCTACAAAGCAATCATCAAAGAAAG ACTCCCAAAGAGTGCTTGTGAACACCATGAGAGATAACCTGCTATGCCCCATTTGTCTTGACCTGCTGGAAAATGCAAAAACACTTCCATGTCAACATGTGGTCTGCAAAACATGCTTAGAACAATGGGTGACAATGAAGGGTGAGCTGAGATGCCCCACCTGTAATACCAGACAAGAGGAACCAGTTGGTGGAGTCAATGGGTTACCTTCTAACTTTATGTTGAACAATCTGGCAGCAGAGATAAGGAAACTAGACACACAGGATGAAACAGAGACAGGTATCtttgaggaggaggaggaggaggaggaggaggaggaggaggaggaggaggaggacaaGGAGGATGAGAAGGAATCAGGGTCTGGCACCCCTCTAGCAGCAGCTTTGTCTCCGACAAATTCATGTGTAGACTTAACTTCCGGTAACACCGACTGGCAGAGTATTCCTGTGGCAGAGTCAAGTTACTTGGAAATACTGGGAGAGCAATTCAAGCTGAAGGGATCCAGTGTAAAGGTTAAGCTGCAGTTTTGTGAAGTAGAGGGCCAACCTATTCGAGGCAAATCCAGAGATGGTATTACAGCTGTTGTTGTACATCCGGACAAGGAGAGATTTACGATTCTAGACGTAGTCTTCAGGAAGAGGAGTGGAGATTTCTCAATCAGTTTTGCAGCAGAGCACATAGGAATACACTTAATTGTGGTAACCCTGAACGGAGAGTCAGTTGTTGGATCCCCAGCAAAAATTGTGGTACGACCAAACGGGATTATGGTTCGCACACTGAGCCTCAGTTTGTATGAACCCAAGGGAATTTCGGCCACACATGATGAAATTTATGTTACAGACCAAAGTGATAAGGTCTATGTACAAACAGATTGGCATGGTCGTTGGGATCGTTTTGGCATCGGCAAACCATACCACAAAGAGGGTACATATATCGCACCCTTTGGTATCGCAAAATACAACGATAAGCTCTTCATCACAGATAGCTTCAACAGTTGCATCTACGTTTATATTCACATGGCATGCACGAACAACTTTGGCAAACGAGTACTGGAGAGACCAACTGGAATAGCAGTGAGTAAAGATGGTATCATCTACGTTGCAGACTGCGCATCAAATACTATTGAAGTATTTTGGCACAATTATTCCCACATGCATAGCATTGAGGTAAAGGGAAAGGGTATCCTCACACATCTTGCTCTAAACCAATCAGAGGATAGAATTATAGTGGCAGACGAAAAGACTAGCGTTATCAAGATCATCGATCTTAACAGGGGAAAGATAGTCAACTTTATTGATACGAGGATCAGTCAAGCACCGGCAACTCCTTTTGGTGTTGCATTAGATGATGAggacaatatatatgtatcagtGACTTTTGACCCATCAAAGTTGACCAAAAGAAACGAGACAGCTAGGAATGTCAGGCGAAAAGGAGCTGTAGTAACGTATAATTCGGATGGTTATTTCCTTGGTACGATCGGCGAAAAAGAATTAATAAATCCCAGTGGTATTTGCTATATCAATGATGATTACGATTCACCTCAACTCTTGGTTGTTGAAGGTGGTGATTATGAATCGCAGTTTAGTTGTGTAAAAGTATTCAGACTGTAA
- the LOC139971415 gene encoding uncharacterized protein isoform X1: MGRKNNRKRQTYSCPSNTTGDQLQPSFISRSPCLLSLCTNYEDRKIGNGFCTSCNQLFLRVITNCISTPNETNPNQLQTFTITKKDRRLSRDSYSTGLYRTTTTEDHLSSHSSSQRPAYDGISAGSRTNGTSNHRTTCTSYTSTTFNTSARPTGSHSSRPTGTRSTRTTVIPFTRPTVYPPTRHFVIPSTRPTGTHSTKPTGTPSTRTTVIHSGRPIGTHSTTPTCTPSTRTAASSAYTKVADSSSSLYTGDTSYDLFSNEYKPTQSARSAGTAGGRCGYNSSGSVTSSDSQHNVMRQLNAPMGNQDNGGARPKQYKATNQAKTKPVVDVVVKPKKSTASNTSNDTISALPGSKPSETSTKQSSKKDSQRVLVNTMRDNLLCPICLDLLENAKTLPCQHVVCKTCLEQWVTMKGELRCPTCNTRQEEPVGGVNGLPSNFMLNNLAAEIRKLDTQDETETGIFEEEEEEEEEEEEEEEEDKEDEKESGSGTPLAAALSPTNSCVDLTSGNTDWQSIPVAESSYLEILGEQFKLKGSSVKVKLQFCEVEGQPIRGKSRDGITAVVVHPDKERFTILDVVFRKRSGDFSISFAAEHIGIHLIVVTLNGESVVGSPAKIVVRPNGIMVRTLSLSLYEPKGISATHDEIYVTDQSDKVYVQTDWHGRWDRFGIGKPYHKEGTYIAPFGIAKYNDKLFITDSFNSCIYVYIHMACTNNFGKRVLERPTGIAVSKDGIIYVADCASNTIEVFWHNYSHMHSIEVKGKGILTHLALNQSEDRIIVADEKTSVIKIIDLNRGKIVNFIDTRISQAPATPFGVALDDEDNIYVSVTFDPSKLTKRNETARNVRRKGAVVTYNSDGYFLGTIGEKELINPSGICYINDDYDSPQLLVVEGGDYESQFSCVKVFRL, from the exons ATGGGGAGAAAAAATAACCGTAAAAGACAAACTTATTCTTGTCCTAGTAACACCACTGGAG ACCAGTTGCAGCCTAGCTTTATATCAAGGAGCCCGTGTTTACTCAGCCTATGTACGAATTACGAAGATCGAAAAATTGGAAATGGGTTTTGTACCTCATGCAATCAACTATTTCTTCGTGTGATTACCAATTGTATCAGTACACCTAACGAAACCAACCCAAATCAATTGCAAACATTTACGATCACTAAGA AGGACCGGAGACTCAGCAGAGACTCATACAGCACTGGCCTGTACAGGACTACAACAACTGAAGATCATCTCAGCTCACACAGCAGCTCACAAAGGCCTGCATATGACGGCATCAGTGCTGGATCAAGAACCAATGGTACTTCTAACCACAGAACCACTTGTACCTCTTACACCAGCACCACCTTTAACACTTCTGCTCGACCCACTGGTAGCCATTCGTCTAGACCCACTGGTACCCGTTCTACCAGGACCACTGTTATCCCTTTCACTAGACCCACTGTTTACCCTCCCACTAGACACTTTGTTATCCCTTCTACTAGACCCACTGGTACCCATTCGACTAAACCCACTGGTACTCCTTCTACCAGAACCACTGTTATCCATTCTGGTAGACCCATTGGTACTCATTCGACTACACCCACTTGTACACCTTCTACCAGAACCGCTGCCAGTTCTGCTTACACCAAAGTTGCTGATTCGTCAAGTTCCTTGTACACCGGCGATACATCGTACGACTTATTCAGTAATGAGTACAAACCAACTCAAAGCGCACGTTCTGCAGGTACTGCAGGTGGTAGATGTGGTTATAACAGCAGTGGGAGTGTTACATCTAGTGACAGCCAACACAATGTAATGCGCCAGCTGAACGCTCCCATGGGCAATCAGGACAATGGAGGTGCACGACCCAAGCAGTACAAAG CAACCAACCAAGCCAAGACAAAGCCCGTCGTGGATGTTGTAGTAAAACCAAAGAAGTCCACTGCCAGTAACACATCTAATGACACTATTTCAGCTTTACCAGGTAGTAAACCAAGTGAAACTTCTACAAAGCAATCATCAAAGAAAG ACTCCCAAAGAGTGCTTGTGAACACCATGAGAGATAACCTGCTATGCCCCATTTGTCTTGACCTGCTGGAAAATGCAAAAACACTTCCATGTCAACATGTGGTCTGCAAAACATGCTTAGAACAATGGGTGACAATGAAGGGTGAGCTGAGATGCCCCACCTGTAATACCAGACAAGAGGAACCAGTTGGTGGAGTCAATGGGTTACCTTCTAACTTTATGTTGAACAATCTGGCAGCAGAGATAAGGAAACTAGACACACAGGATGAAACAGAGACAGGTATCtttgaggaggaggaggaggaggaggaggaggaggaggaggaggaggaggaggacaaGGAGGATGAGAAGGAATCAGGGTCTGGCACCCCTCTAGCAGCAGCTTTGTCTCCGACAAATTCATGTGTAGACTTAACTTCCGGTAACACCGACTGGCAGAGTATTCCTGTGGCAGAGTCAAGTTACTTGGAAATACTGGGAGAGCAATTCAAGCTGAAGGGATCCAGTGTAAAGGTTAAGCTGCAGTTTTGTGAAGTAGAGGGCCAACCTATTCGAGGCAAATCCAGAGATGGTATTACAGCTGTTGTTGTACATCCGGACAAGGAGAGATTTACGATTCTAGACGTAGTCTTCAGGAAGAGGAGTGGAGATTTCTCAATCAGTTTTGCAGCAGAGCACATAGGAATACACTTAATTGTGGTAACCCTGAACGGAGAGTCAGTTGTTGGATCCCCAGCAAAAATTGTGGTACGACCAAACGGGATTATGGTTCGCACACTGAGCCTCAGTTTGTATGAACCCAAGGGAATTTCGGCCACACATGATGAAATTTATGTTACAGACCAAAGTGATAAGGTCTATGTACAAACAGATTGGCATGGTCGTTGGGATCGTTTTGGCATCGGCAAACCATACCACAAAGAGGGTACATATATCGCACCCTTTGGTATCGCAAAATACAACGATAAGCTCTTCATCACAGATAGCTTCAACAGTTGCATCTACGTTTATATTCACATGGCATGCACGAACAACTTTGGCAAACGAGTACTGGAGAGACCAACTGGAATAGCAGTGAGTAAAGATGGTATCATCTACGTTGCAGACTGCGCATCAAATACTATTGAAGTATTTTGGCACAATTATTCCCACATGCATAGCATTGAGGTAAAGGGAAAGGGTATCCTCACACATCTTGCTCTAAACCAATCAGAGGATAGAATTATAGTGGCAGACGAAAAGACTAGCGTTATCAAGATCATCGATCTTAACAGGGGAAAGATAGTCAACTTTATTGATACGAGGATCAGTCAAGCACCGGCAACTCCTTTTGGTGTTGCATTAGATGATGAggacaatatatatgtatcagtGACTTTTGACCCATCAAAGTTGACCAAAAGAAACGAGACAGCTAGGAATGTCAGGCGAAAAGGAGCTGTAGTAACGTATAATTCGGATGGTTATTTCCTTGGTACGATCGGCGAAAAAGAATTAATAAATCCCAGTGGTATTTGCTATATCAATGATGATTACGATTCACCTCAACTCTTGGTTGTTGAAGGTGGTGATTATGAATCGCAGTTTAGTTGTGTAAAAGTATTCAGACTGTAA
- the LOC139971415 gene encoding uncharacterized protein isoform X2 yields the protein MSFCTQCFENYEKAPGCPSDASWYHRYDKDRSEAVSSTNMAIQEDRRLSRDSYSTGLYRTTTTEDHLSSHSSSQRPAYDGISAGSRTNGTSNHRTTCTSYTSTTFNTSARPTGSHSSRPTGTRSTRTTVIPFTRPTVYPPTRHFVIPSTRPTGTHSTKPTGTPSTRTTVIHSGRPIGTHSTTPTCTPSTRTAASSAYTKVADSSSSLYTGDTSYDLFSNEYKPTQSARSAGTAGGRCGYNSSGSVTSSDSQHNVMRQLNAPMGNQDNGGARPKQYKATNQAKTKPVVDVVVKPKKSTASNTSNDTISALPGSKPSETSTKQSSKKDSQRVLVNTMRDNLLCPICLDLLENAKTLPCQHVVCKTCLEQWVTMKGELRCPTCNTRQEEPVGGVNGLPSNFMLNNLAAEIRKLDTQDETETGIFEEEEEEEEEEEEEEEEDKEDEKESGSGTPLAAALSPTNSCVDLTSGNTDWQSIPVAESSYLEILGEQFKLKGSSVKVKLQFCEVEGQPIRGKSRDGITAVVVHPDKERFTILDVVFRKRSGDFSISFAAEHIGIHLIVVTLNGESVVGSPAKIVVRPNGIMVRTLSLSLYEPKGISATHDEIYVTDQSDKVYVQTDWHGRWDRFGIGKPYHKEGTYIAPFGIAKYNDKLFITDSFNSCIYVYIHMACTNNFGKRVLERPTGIAVSKDGIIYVADCASNTIEVFWHNYSHMHSIEVKGKGILTHLALNQSEDRIIVADEKTSVIKIIDLNRGKIVNFIDTRISQAPATPFGVALDDEDNIYVSVTFDPSKLTKRNETARNVRRKGAVVTYNSDGYFLGTIGEKELINPSGICYINDDYDSPQLLVVEGGDYESQFSCVKVFRL from the exons ATGTCGTTTTGCACTCAGTGCTTTGAGAATTATGAAAAGGCACCTGGCTGTCCTTCAGACGCATCATGGTACCATAGATACGATAAAGACCGTTCTGAAGCAGTCTCGTCAACCAATATGGCCATTCAAG AGGACCGGAGACTCAGCAGAGACTCATACAGCACTGGCCTGTACAGGACTACAACAACTGAAGATCATCTCAGCTCACACAGCAGCTCACAAAGGCCTGCATATGACGGCATCAGTGCTGGATCAAGAACCAATGGTACTTCTAACCACAGAACCACTTGTACCTCTTACACCAGCACCACCTTTAACACTTCTGCTCGACCCACTGGTAGCCATTCGTCTAGACCCACTGGTACCCGTTCTACCAGGACCACTGTTATCCCTTTCACTAGACCCACTGTTTACCCTCCCACTAGACACTTTGTTATCCCTTCTACTAGACCCACTGGTACCCATTCGACTAAACCCACTGGTACTCCTTCTACCAGAACCACTGTTATCCATTCTGGTAGACCCATTGGTACTCATTCGACTACACCCACTTGTACACCTTCTACCAGAACCGCTGCCAGTTCTGCTTACACCAAAGTTGCTGATTCGTCAAGTTCCTTGTACACCGGCGATACATCGTACGACTTATTCAGTAATGAGTACAAACCAACTCAAAGCGCACGTTCTGCAGGTACTGCAGGTGGTAGATGTGGTTATAACAGCAGTGGGAGTGTTACATCTAGTGACAGCCAACACAATGTAATGCGCCAGCTGAACGCTCCCATGGGCAATCAGGACAATGGAGGTGCACGACCCAAGCAGTACAAAG CAACCAACCAAGCCAAGACAAAGCCCGTCGTGGATGTTGTAGTAAAACCAAAGAAGTCCACTGCCAGTAACACATCTAATGACACTATTTCAGCTTTACCAGGTAGTAAACCAAGTGAAACTTCTACAAAGCAATCATCAAAGAAAG ACTCCCAAAGAGTGCTTGTGAACACCATGAGAGATAACCTGCTATGCCCCATTTGTCTTGACCTGCTGGAAAATGCAAAAACACTTCCATGTCAACATGTGGTCTGCAAAACATGCTTAGAACAATGGGTGACAATGAAGGGTGAGCTGAGATGCCCCACCTGTAATACCAGACAAGAGGAACCAGTTGGTGGAGTCAATGGGTTACCTTCTAACTTTATGTTGAACAATCTGGCAGCAGAGATAAGGAAACTAGACACACAGGATGAAACAGAGACAGGTATCtttgaggaggaggaggaggaggaggaggaggaggaggaggaggaggaggaggacaaGGAGGATGAGAAGGAATCAGGGTCTGGCACCCCTCTAGCAGCAGCTTTGTCTCCGACAAATTCATGTGTAGACTTAACTTCCGGTAACACCGACTGGCAGAGTATTCCTGTGGCAGAGTCAAGTTACTTGGAAATACTGGGAGAGCAATTCAAGCTGAAGGGATCCAGTGTAAAGGTTAAGCTGCAGTTTTGTGAAGTAGAGGGCCAACCTATTCGAGGCAAATCCAGAGATGGTATTACAGCTGTTGTTGTACATCCGGACAAGGAGAGATTTACGATTCTAGACGTAGTCTTCAGGAAGAGGAGTGGAGATTTCTCAATCAGTTTTGCAGCAGAGCACATAGGAATACACTTAATTGTGGTAACCCTGAACGGAGAGTCAGTTGTTGGATCCCCAGCAAAAATTGTGGTACGACCAAACGGGATTATGGTTCGCACACTGAGCCTCAGTTTGTATGAACCCAAGGGAATTTCGGCCACACATGATGAAATTTATGTTACAGACCAAAGTGATAAGGTCTATGTACAAACAGATTGGCATGGTCGTTGGGATCGTTTTGGCATCGGCAAACCATACCACAAAGAGGGTACATATATCGCACCCTTTGGTATCGCAAAATACAACGATAAGCTCTTCATCACAGATAGCTTCAACAGTTGCATCTACGTTTATATTCACATGGCATGCACGAACAACTTTGGCAAACGAGTACTGGAGAGACCAACTGGAATAGCAGTGAGTAAAGATGGTATCATCTACGTTGCAGACTGCGCATCAAATACTATTGAAGTATTTTGGCACAATTATTCCCACATGCATAGCATTGAGGTAAAGGGAAAGGGTATCCTCACACATCTTGCTCTAAACCAATCAGAGGATAGAATTATAGTGGCAGACGAAAAGACTAGCGTTATCAAGATCATCGATCTTAACAGGGGAAAGATAGTCAACTTTATTGATACGAGGATCAGTCAAGCACCGGCAACTCCTTTTGGTGTTGCATTAGATGATGAggacaatatatatgtatcagtGACTTTTGACCCATCAAAGTTGACCAAAAGAAACGAGACAGCTAGGAATGTCAGGCGAAAAGGAGCTGTAGTAACGTATAATTCGGATGGTTATTTCCTTGGTACGATCGGCGAAAAAGAATTAATAAATCCCAGTGGTATTTGCTATATCAATGATGATTACGATTCACCTCAACTCTTGGTTGTTGAAGGTGGTGATTATGAATCGCAGTTTAGTTGTGTAAAAGTATTCAGACTGTAA